TCTCGAACGTCTGAAATTTTTTTCCTTATGTGAGGTCCGCGATAGATGGTAAGACTTGTATCGCTTTTACCCCACCAGGGAAGATCATTGATCACTATTCCGACATCGTAAAGAAACAATCTCCTCTCCGCTTTTTCTACTCGGATTGGCCAATTCGAATCTTCTTCTTTGAATTCACAGGTATCTTCGAACTTGCGAAATTGAACATCGTAAAGATACATATCCTTTTTTTGATCGTTTGTATCGGAGGGGGTTACACAATAATAACTAAATTTTTTTTCGTTTTCTCCTATATAATATAGTTCTAATGTAGGTTGATTTTTACTTTGTAGGACCCGAATTTCGTGTAGAGTCGGCCGTTCATATTTGTAAAAGGGGATTCTATTTTGTTTTTCGCGAAAGTGCATAGTAAGGCAGCTTGTACAAGATACAAAAACGAGAAAGAAACATAAAAATCGTAGTTGTTTATAAAGAAACATTGTGTTGAACCGCTTTTCGTTTTAAAAATGAAACGACCTAAATCCGAAACGAACTTCCTATGGATACGTTTCCCTTATTTATAAGAATCTAAAGTGTACGACTTTCTATTTGAAATATCAATTCAGTTTATCAAAAGAGAGCTAAATTCGACGAAGTTTCGAATTCGAATAATTGATCTTTTTGTAAAAAAATTGCGAGACCTGCTTGATGACTCAATGTGTCGCTTCCCGGTGCGTTTTTTGGGAACTCCTGCTGCCGCCCAATCATAACTTCTTGACCCATTCAACTGGATTTAAACCACTTCTTGGAAATAATGAATTATCTCGAATTTTCGTTTTCTGTCACGAAAAGACCGCTATAATTACGACAAAGTCCCGTTTCGAGTATGTAACGTTATTTTAACGACGACTCGACGGGGTAGCCTTTCGCTTTCTTACTTTTTCGGACGCGCACGTTCCGACAATAACCTCGTTTGACGCTTTTGAAATGCGGAAATTCTTCGTTACAACCGTCAAACAGGATTCCAAATTTCGGCTACATTCTTTTTGGACTCGTCATTCGAAAGATTCTTTTTCGAGAATTCCCCGGATAGAGAAAAAGAGCCGAAAGAAGCGTAAATATATTATAATTTAATAATCTCATCGAACAACCGTTTCGCCGCGCCCCGACCGGACTGAACGAATTCCGCGTTGTGTTTTCGGATTTTTTCGAATTCTGTTTTTGGAATGTTCAAAATATCGAATATGTCCTTCGGGGATTCCACGATAAACAACCCTCCGGTTTGATTTAAGATTTTAGCCTCGGGGGAATTGGAAATTTTAGGGCCCGTCATCAAAGGTAAACCGAAGGTTGCGGGTTCCAAAACGTTGTGGACTCGATTATGAAGGGCGCCTCCTACATAGGCGAAGTCCGCAGCCTGATACGCAAAAGCTAAAACGCCTAACACATCAAAGATGATCGTTTGAGCGGACATATTTTCGAAAGGAACGGAAGTCCAGGTTTGGTAAGAGATATTCGCGTCCTGAAGATTGTATTCTATGGAAGTTATTCGGTCGGGGGAAGTTTTGTGGGGAAATATCCAAAACGCGATTTCGTATAACAAATCCGGATTTTTAGAACGAATGAACTCGTAGAGAGAAACGATTAATTTTTCACAAGGCTCGTAAGTGGATGCAAATAGTATAATTTTAGAATACGGATAATTCCTGGGTTTTTTGAATTCCTTTTTATTGTCTTCTATCTTTTTAAGAACGATATCGAATCTGGTGTCGCCCAAAACTTTTACCGGAATATTATCCGGAACGAGAGCGCGAAACGAATCGTAAAAGGATTCGTGAGAGGGAAAAATACCGTCCAAATGGCTAAAAACCGCCTTAGTCAAGCTTCCCATCAAACCTTGTTTGCGCGCGCCAATCACCGCGGAACCTAACACCACTTTGGCGCCCAAGCGCTTCGCGGAAAGAATAAGATTCGGCCAAGTGTCCCAGGCCATCAAAACCAAAACCTTGGGTTGGAAATGAGAGAAGATCCAATCATAATTGGTCGGAAAATCGATCGGAAGGCGAAAGGTTTCGTCGGCGGGAAACGCTTCGAGTTGAGAATCTCTAACACTTTCGGAAAAAACGGATTGAATCAAAAAAGCGGACAGATCATATTTTCTGAACTCAAGGGCCAAGGCTTTGCACTGATCCAATTCTCCCACGGAAGCCGCGTGCAACCACACGGTATGTTTACCGGAAAGATCCAAAGCTTTGGAAAGAATTCTTTTTTTATCCTCGGACCGTTTTCTAAAAAAAAGTCTTACGGAAGGAAATAAGAGGGAGAGAGGAAAGATAAGGATAAGAAGAAAGATCGTCAGGATTTGGTATAAAAAAATCATAGGCTTATGAGCGGAGTTTTATTTGCTTTTGATCTGATGGATACCTTGATAAAGGATCCCTTTCATTCTGCACTCTATAAAATGCTTCCCAGCGAATCGAGAGAAAAATTCGCCCAAGGAAGGGAAAGAAACGCTTTCTTGGAATTTGAAAAGGGACTCATCGAAGAGGAGGAGTTCTTAGAAAGATTTTATTTACCCGAATATCGAAACGGCGATTTGCCCGACCCGAGAAAGATCAAGGAACGTATGTTCGCTAAAGTGCGATTGATTCCCGAGACCGTCGGAATCGTAAAACTACTTAAGAGCGGCGGAAATAAACTCGTACTCGCCAGTAATTATTCCGTCTGGTACAAAGAACTTCAAAAATTTCCGGACATTCAGAATGTGTTCTCCCAGTTCGATCAATTGTATTTTTCCTGCGAACTCGGAGCACGTAAACCGGCGGAAGAATATTTTCAATGGATTCAAACCGATTATCCGGGAATGCGCTACGTACTGATCGACGACAACGCGGCTAACGTAGAAGCCGCGGGTTATATGGGATGGGATACTTTTCGCTTTGATCCGAAGGAGCCGTCACGACTCGGAGAATTTTTCAGAGACCGGTACCCCAGTTATCTTTAATCTCCGCACCGGGATAACTGTTGTTTCTTGTATCCACGAGGATACCCATACGATCCAGATAAAAAACGAATTCTCCCTTTTTCTGAAACGGACCGGGGATGAGTCGAATTTCCGCCACTTCGAACGGGTAATGCAAATTTTGATTTAGCCTGGTGTTTTTTACCGGGATCGTCAATTTTTTTTCGATCCGTTTCCAACCGTCGAAATTCAAATCCCCTAGATCGATCACGATTTCCTTGGACTTATGCTGATAAAGAACCAATTCTAATTTCGCGTTTTGAGAAGAGGAATACATCCAAAAAAAAATTCGAGATGGAATCCCGATTGGAAGTCTGATTTTCTCTTTGGGTCGAATTTCCAAATGGGCATGTTTTGGGTTCTCGAAAAAAGTCTGAATCATCATGGAGCGATAATCGTTCGCGGTGGAAAGAGAGGGATAAAATTCTCTCTCTTTGGAAAAAGCCGTGTTATCGGGGATCTGAGAATTAAAACGGATTTCGTTCAAAAAGGAAACCCCTCTGTAAATTTCCCAAGGTCGTGCGCCGTCGAACGAGTCCACAAGAAAAAGATTGTATTGTTTCCATTCGGATAGTATCTTTTCTAAAATCAGAACTCGGCTCATTTCGTCTTCATCCCTTTTGACCGGAGCGGAAGAAAGGTCAACCTGCCCCGAAATGGAACCCAAAAGATAAAGAACAAATAGAGCTCGGGGAAAAAACAAAACTCTCACAGAATTCTATTCGGAGAAAATGAGACTTAAAAACAGACGAAAAACCGATATTTGAATCAGGTACACCCATGAGACGAGACCAGTTGAAAATCCTGCTTTCCGGAATCTTAATCTTACTTTTAGGATCCTTGATCGTTTACAGTTATCTCTTTCGGGAAGATATTTCCCGGTTTTTAAAAAAGAAGGAAGGTGAGGAAGTCTCGAACAATTCCAAAACAGATCGAGTGATCTTAAGTCCTGAAATGAATTCGGAACCGTTGGTTTCGCCCAAAGATTTAAATAGTCTTCCGGATTCGGGGGAATTTCCGGCAAATGAAAAAGAAACTTCAAAGGAAACCAAAGCTCCTTCTGATCCGGGAGAATACTCTTCCAACGCAAAAGAAACACAATCAAGCCAGGAAGAAAGACTTGAGGAAAAAAAAACTCATTCCGTAGAAAAAATGTCAAAGGACAAGTTTCCCGAAGAAAGGTGGGCTCCGCCAAAGGACGAAACGAGCGCGATCAAAGATGAGGAATATTCCAAAGAAAAAATGAAAAATGTACGAGACGAACGAGAAAAGAAAAGTGATTTGAAAACTCGGAGTCAGCATACCAAAAAGAAAACCAAAATAAAAAAACGTTTTTCAACCAAGACGGGAAAAAGAATTCGTTCTTTGGAAACAAGAGTGGATCGTCTGGAAAGAAAATTAGGAATTACTCATACGCGGAAAAAACACAAAAGGGTTGATCGAAAAGGCCTCGAAAAAAGGGTTTGGAAGCTGGAAAAAGAAATGGAAAAATTGAAATTCAAAAAGTGATATGGGGATTCGAGAACATTATCAGAAAATTTACGCGGAACTTCAAAAACTCAGGCCGGAAAATCCTCCCACACTCATAGCGGTTTCCAAATTTCAGTCGTTGGAAAAAGTAAAAGAAGCGGTTGACGCTGGAATTCTTCACTTCGGCGAAAATAGAATTCAGGAAGGAATCGAAAAATTCTCGGAGTGGCTTCGAAATAAAGATACTTCTCTGGTTTTACATCATATCGGGCCCGTCCA
The nucleotide sequence above comes from Leptospira weilii. Encoded proteins:
- a CDS encoding 3-deoxy-D-manno-octulosonic acid transferase; amino-acid sequence: MIFLYQILTIFLLILIFPLSLLFPSVRLFFRKRSEDKKRILSKALDLSGKHTVWLHAASVGELDQCKALALEFRKYDLSAFLIQSVFSESVRDSQLEAFPADETFRLPIDFPTNYDWIFSHFQPKVLVLMAWDTWPNLILSAKRLGAKVVLGSAVIGARKQGLMGSLTKAVFSHLDGIFPSHESFYDSFRALVPDNIPVKVLGDTRFDIVLKKIEDNKKEFKKPRNYPYSKIILFASTYEPCEKLIVSLYEFIRSKNPDLLYEIAFWIFPHKTSPDRITSIEYNLQDANISYQTWTSVPFENMSAQTIIFDVLGVLAFAYQAADFAYVGGALHNRVHNVLEPATFGLPLMTGPKISNSPEAKILNQTGGLFIVESPKDIFDILNIPKTEFEKIRKHNAEFVQSGRGAAKRLFDEIIKL
- a CDS encoding flagellar filament outer layer protein FlaA produces the protein MFFPRALFVLYLLGSISGQVDLSSAPVKRDEDEMSRVLILEKILSEWKQYNLFLVDSFDGARPWEIYRGVSFLNEIRFNSQIPDNTAFSKEREFYPSLSTANDYRSMMIQTFFENPKHAHLEIRPKEKIRLPIGIPSRIFFWMYSSSQNAKLELVLYQHKSKEIVIDLGDLNFDGWKRIEKKLTIPVKNTRLNQNLHYPFEVAEIRLIPGPFQKKGEFVFYLDRMGILVDTRNNSYPGAEIKDNWGTGL